One genomic region from Uloborus diversus isolate 005 chromosome 2, Udiv.v.3.1, whole genome shotgun sequence encodes:
- the LOC129235324 gene encoding pneumococcal serine-rich repeat protein-like isoform X12 — protein sequence MVWLNEATVFFTASLLLLFYCPVNAQVAQASSSAAVQNVFGNQDVARNFLGCLTSGIRSSSAFPRQEQEDLDAVATGILSAVTTSSGVSAGVRAQALSTALASSLAQLIIAEAAGSEYSTQASALSNVLSSCFLRITGVPNPPFVSEIEGLVSLFAEEAGLPPLNLSQFSTGGISVGLGQAGSQAGSQAGSQSASQAAASSSTSAFASASAFAQSASFALSSSSSFASAVSSASSVSALGILGYQVGLQAAGSLGISNSQAFASSISQALTSVGVGASSSAYASAVSGVVAQYLSGTGVLTSANAQALASSFANVFAASAASASAAASASSAASAQSAAAALAQSQSAASAFSQAASQAFSQATSQAGSQAASQAGSQAASQAGSQAASQAGSQAASQAGSQAASQSGSGASSFTTTISRSSAGSQAGSQAGSQAGSQAGSQAGSQAGSQAGSQAGSQAGSQAGSQAASQAGSQSASQASASSSASAFASASAFAQSASFALSSSSSFASAVSSASSVSALGTLGYQVGLQAAGSLGISNSQAFASSISQALTSVGVGASSSAYASAVSGVVAQYLSGTGVLTSANAQALASSFANVFAASAASASAAASASSAASAQSAAAASAQSQSAASAFSQAASQAFSQAASQAGSQAASQAGSQAASQAGSQAASQAGSQAASQAGSQAASQSGSGASSFTTTISRSSAGSQAGSQAGSQAGSQAGSQAGSQAGSQAGSQAGSQAGSQAGSQAGSQAASQAGSQSASQASASSSASAFASASAFAQSASFALSSSSSFASAVSSASSVSALGTLGYQVGLQAAGSLGISNSQAFASSISQALTSVGVGASSSAYASAVSGVVAQYLSGTGVLTSANAQALASSFANVFAASAASASAAASASSAASAQSTAAALAQSQSAASAFSQAASQAFSQAASQAGSQAASQAGSQAASQAGSQAASQAGSQAASQAGSQAASQSGSGASSFTTTISRSSAGSQAGSQAGSQAGSQAGSQAGSQAGSQAGSQAGSQAGSQAGSQAGSQAGSQAGSQAGSQAGSQAASQAGSQSASQASASSSASAFASASAFAQSASFALSSSSSFASAVSSASSVSALGTLGYQVGLQAAGSLGISNSQAFASSISQALTSVGVGASSSAYASAVSGVVAQYLSGTGVLTSANAQALASSFANVFAASAASASAAASASSAASAQSAAAASAQSQSAASAFSQAASQAFSQAASQAGSQAASQAGSQAASQAGSQAASQAGSQAASQAGSQAASQSGSGASSFTTTISRSSAGSQAGSQAGSQAGSQTGSQAGSQAGSQAGSQAGSQAASQAGSQSASQASASSSASAFASASAFAQSASFALSSSSSFASAVSSASSVSALGTLGYQVGLQAAGSLGISNSQAFASSISQALTSVGVGASSSAYASAVSGVVAQYLSGTGVLTSANAQALASSFANVFAASAASASAAASASSAASAQSTAAALAQSQSAASAFSQAASQAFSQAASQAGSQAASQAGSQAASQAGSQAASQAGSQAASQAGSQAASQSGSGASSFTTTISRSSAGSQAGSQAGSQAGSQAGSQAGSQAGSQAGSQAGSQAGSQAGSQAGSQAASQAGSQSASQASASSSASAFASASAFAQSASFALSSSSSFASAVSSASSVSALGTLGYQVGLQAAGSLGISNSQAFASSISQALTSVGVGASSSAYASAVSGVVAQYLSGTGVLTSANAQALASSFANVFAASAASASAAASASSAASAQSAAAALAQSQSAASAFSQAASQAFSQAASQAGSQAASQAGSQATSQAGSQAASQAGSQAASQAGSQAASQSGSGASSFTTTISRSSAGSQAGSQAGSQAGSQAGSQAGSQAGSQAGSQAGSQAGSQAGSQAASQAGSQSASQASASSSASAFASASAFAQSASFALSSSSSFASAVSSASSVSALGTLGYQVGLQAAGSLGISNSQAFASSISQALTSVGVGASSSAYASAVSGVVAQYLSGTGVLTSANAQALASSFANVFAASAASASAAASASSAASAQSAAAALAQSQSAASAFSQAASQAFSQAASQAGSQAASQAGSQAASQAGSQAASQAGSQAASQAGSQAASQAGSQAASQSGSGASSFTTTISRSSAGSQAGSQAGSQAGSQAGSQAGSQAGSQAGSQAGSQAGSQAGSQAASQAGSQSASQASASSSASAFASASAFAQSASFALSSSSSFASAVSSASSVSALGTLGYQVGLQAAGSLGISNSQAFASSISQALTSVGVGASSSAYASAVSGVVAQYLSGTGVLTSANAQALASSFANVFAASAASASAAASASSAASAQSTAAALAQSQSAASAFSQAASQAFSQAASQAGSQAASQAGSQAASQAGSQAASQAGSQAASQSGSGASSFTTTISRSSAGSQAGSQAGSQAGSQAGSQAGSQAGSQAGSQAGSQAGSQAASQAGSQSASQASASSSASAFASASAFAQSASFALSSSSSFASAVSSASSVSALGTLGYQVGLQAAGSLGISNSQAFASSISQALTSVGVGASSSAYASAVSGVVAQYLSGTGVLTSANAQALASSFANVFAASAASASAAASASSAASAQSAAAALAQSQSAASAFSQAASQAFSQAASQAGSQVASQAGSQAESQAGSQAASQAGSQAASQAGSQAASQSGSGASSFTTTISRSSAGSQAGSQAGSQAGSQAGSQAGSQAGSQAGSQAGSQAASQAGSQSASQASASSSASAFASASAFAQSASFALSSSSSFASAVSSASSVSALGTLGYQVGLQAAGSLGISNSQAFASSISQALTSVGVGASSSAYASAVSGVVAQYLSGTGALTSANAQALASSFANVFAASAASASAAASASSATSAQSAAAALAQSQAAASAFSQAASQASSQASSQAASQASSQASSQAGSQASSQASSQASSQAVSQAASQAASQAASQSAASARAGASSASFSASQSNAASQAGSQAASRAASQAASQAGSQSASQAAASSSASASASASAFAQSASLALASSSSFASAISSVSSVSSLGSLGYQVGLQAAGSLGISNSQAFASSISQALTSVGVGASSAAYASAVSGVLAQYLSGTGVLTSANAQALASSFANVFAASAASASAATSASSSASAQSAAAALAQNQSAASAFSQAASQAGSQASSQAGSQVASQSASGSGAFGFGTSASGIITSSPSLANLVSNVAPILLSSNGLSSSSASSRINSIASGLSTALSSSSGVSLENLSSSLSSVFSEIQNNSFGVSAEQALIQALFEVLTGTVQVLNRGQTSFVSVSSPTVISSSF from the exons ATGGTTTGGCTAAATGAAGCAACCGTGTTCTTCACTGCTAGCTTACTGCTACTTTTCTATTGCCCGGTGAACGCACAGGTAGCACAAGCATCAAGCAGTGCTGCAGTACAAAATGTTTTCGGCAATCAAGATGTTGCAAGGAATTTCTTGGGCTGTCTAACATCAGGCATCAGAAGCTCTTCCGCATTTCCAAGACAAGAACAAGAAGATCTCGATGCAGTAGCAACAGGAATTCTCTCAGCTGTTACAACATCAAGTGGAGTATCGGCAGGAGTAAGAGCTCAAGCACTCAGTACAGCCTTAGCATCATCTTTGGCTCAGTTGATTATAGCCGAAGCTGCAGGATCCGAATACTCTACCCAAGCATCTGCTCTCTCGAATGTACTATCCAGCTGCTTCCTGAGAATCACTGGTGTCCCAAATCCACCATTCGTTTCTGAAATCGAGGGTCTGGTCTCCTTATTTGCTGAAGAAGCTGGCCTACCTCCTCTAAATTTATCTCAATTTTCAACAGGAGGAATTAGCGTTGGCCTGGGGCAAGCGGGAAGTCAGGCAGGAAGCCAAGCTGGAAGTCAATCAGCAAGTCAGGCAGCAGCAAGCAGCTCGACCTCCGCTTTTGCCTCTGCATCTGCTTTCGCACAATCAGCGTCTTTCGCACTTTCATCCTCCAGCTCTTTCGCAAGCGCCGTCTCATCAGCTTCTTCGGTTTCTGCTCTCGGAATTTTAGGATATCAAGTAGGCCTCCAAGCAGCAGGTTCTCTCGGAATCAGCAACTCCCAGGCATTTGCCAGTTCAATATCTCAAGCACTTACTTCCGTTGGTGTGGGAGCTAGTTCATCAGCATACGCGAGTGCAGTATCTGGAGTTGTTGCTCAATACCTTTCAGGAACAGGTGTTCTTACATCAGCGAATGCACAAGCTCTGGCTTCCTCTTTCGCAAATGTATTTGCAGCGTCTGCAGCCTCAGCTTCTGCAGCGGCATCTGCTTCAAGCGCAGCATCTGCACAGTCTGCTGCTGCTGCATTAGCTCAAAGTCAGTCGGCAGCCTCTGCATTCTCTCAAGCAGCTAGTCAAGCATTTAGTCAGGCAACTAGCCAAGCAGGAAGTCAAGCCGCAAGCCAAGCAGGAAGTCAAGCCGCAAGCCAAGCAGGAAGTCAAGCCGCAAGCCAAGCCGGAAGTCAAGCCGCAAGCCAAGCCGGAAGTCAAGCTGCAAGTCAAAGTGGATCTGGAGCATCGAGTTTCACAACAACCATTTCGAGGAGTAGTGCTG GAAGTCAAGCTGGTAGCCAAGCAGGAAGTCAAGCTGGTAGCCAAGCAGGAAGTCAAGCTGGTAGCCAAGCAGGAAGTCAAGCTGGTAGCCAAGCAGGAAGTCAAGCTGGTAGCCAAGCTGGCAGCCAAGCAGCTAGCCAAGCTGGAAGTCAATCAGCAAGTCAGGCATCAGCAAGCAGCTCTGCCTCCGCTTTTGCCTCTGCATCAGCTTTCGCTCAATCAGCGTCTTTCGCACTTTCATCCTCCAGCTCTTTCGCAAGCGCCGTCTCATCAGCTTCTTCGGTTTCTGCTCTCGGAACTTTAGGATATCAAGTTGGCCTCCAAGCAGCAGGTTCTCTTGGAATCAGCAACTCCCAGGCATTTGCCAGTTCAATATCTCAAGCACTTACTTCGGTTGGTGTGGGAGCTAGTTCATCAGCATACGCGAGTGCAGTATCTGGAGTTGTTGCTCAATACCTTTCAGGAACAGGTGTTCTTACATCAGCGAATGCACAAGCTCTGGCTTCCTCTTTCGCAAATGTATTTGCAGCGTCTGCAGCCTCAGCTTCTGCAGCGGCATCTGCTTCAAGCGCAGCATCTGCACAGTCTGCTGCTGCTGCATCAGCTCAAAGTCAGTCGGCAGCCTCTGCATTCTCTCAAGCAGCAAGTCAAGCATTTAGTCAGGCAGCTAGCCAAGCAGGAAGTCAAGCCGCAAGCCAAGCAGGAAGTCAAGCCGCAAGCCAAGCAGGAAGTCAAGCCGCAAGCCAAGCAGGAAGTCAAGCCGCAAGCCAAGCCGGAAGTCAAGCTGCAAGTCAAAGTGGATCTGGAGCATCGAGTTTCACAACAACCATTTCGAGGAGTAGTGCTGGTAGTCAGGCTGGTAGTCAAGCTGGTAGCCAAGCAGGAAGTCAAGCTGGTAGCCAAGCAGGAAGTCAAGCTGGTAGCCAAGCAGGAAGTCAAGCTGGTAGCCAAGCAGGAAGTCAAGCTGGTAGCCAAGCTGGCAGCCAAGCAGCTAGCCAAGCTGGAAGTCAATCAGCAAGTCAGGCATCAGCAAGCAGCTCTGCCTCCGCTTTTGCCTCTGCATCAGCTTTCGCTCAATCAGCGTCTTTCGCACTTTCATCCTCCAGCTCTTTCGCAAGCGCCGTCTCATCAGCTTCTTCGGTTTCTGCTCTCGGAACTTTAGGATATCAAGTTGGCCTCCAAGCAGCAGGTTCTCTCGGAATCAGCAACTCCCAGGCATTTGCCAGTTCAATATCTCAAGCACTTACTTCGGTTGGTGTGGGAGCTAGTTCATCAGCATACGCGAGTGCAGTATCTGGAGTTGTTGCTCAATACCTTTCAGGAACAGGTGTTCTTACATCAGCGAATGCACAAGCTCTGGCTTCCTCTTTCGCAAATGTATTTGCAGCGTCTGCAGCCTCAGCTTCTGCAGCGGCATCTGCTTCAAGCGCAGCATCTGCACAGTCTACTGCTGCTGCATTAGCTCAAAGTCAGTCGGCAGCCTCTGCATTCTCTCAAGCAGCTAGTCAAGCATTTAGTCAGGCAGCTAGCCAAGCAGGAAGTCAAGCCGCAAGCCAAGCAGGAAGTCAAGCCGCAAGCCAAGCAGGAAGTCAAGCCGCAAGCCAAGCCGGAAGTCAAGCCGCAAGCCAAGCCGGAAGTCAAGCTGCAAGTCAAAGTGGATCTGGAGCATCGAGTTTCACAACAACCATTTCGAGGAGTAGTGCTGGTAGTCAGGCTGGTAGTCAAGCTGGTAGCCAAGCAGGAAGTCAAGCTGGTAGCCAAGCAGGAAGTCAAGCTGGTAGCCAAGCAGGAAGTCAAGCTGGTAGCCAAGCAGGAAGTCAAGCTGGTAGCCAAGCAGGAAGTCAAGCTGGTAGCCAAGCAGGAAGTCAAGCTGGTAGCCAAGCTGGCAGCCAAGCAGCTAGCCAAGCTGGAAGTCAATCAGCAAGTCAGGCATCAGCAAGCAGCTCTGCCTCCGCTTTTGCCTCTGCATCAGCTTTCGCTCAATCAGCGTCTTTCGCACTTTCATCCTCCAGCTCTTTCGCAAGCGCCGTCTCATCAGCTTCTTCGGTTTCTGCTCTCGGAACTTTAGGATATCAAGTTGGCCTCCAAGCAGCAGGTTCTCTTGGAATCAGCAACTCCCAGGCATTTGCCAGTTCAATATCTCAAGCACTTACTTCGGTTGGTGTGGGAGCTAGTTCATCAGCATACGCGAGTGCAGTATCTGGAGTTGTTGCTCAATACCTTTCAGGAACAGGTGTTCTTACATCAGCGAATGCACAAGCTCTGGCTTCCTCTTTCGCAAATGTATTTGCAGCGTCTGCAGCCTCAGCTTCTGCAGCGGCATCTGCTTCAAGCGCAGCATCTGCACAGTCTGCTGCTGCTGCATCAGCTCAAAGTCAGTCGGCAGCCTCTGCATTCTCTCAAGCAGCAAGTCAAGCATTTAGTCAGGCAGCTAGCCAAGCAGGAAGTCAAGCCGCAAGCCAAGCAGGAAGTCAAGCCGCAAGCCAAGCAGGAAGTCAAGCCGCAAGCCAAGCAGGAAGTCAAGCCGCAAGCCAAGCCGGAAGTCAAGCTGCAAGTCAAAGTGGATCTGGAGCATCGAGTTTCACAACAACCATTTCGAGGAGTAGTGCTGGTAGTCAGGCTGGTAGTCAAGCTG GAAGTCAAGCTGGTAGCCAAACAGGAAGTCAAGCTGGTAGCCAAGCAGGAAGTCAAGCTGGTAGCCAAGCTGGCAGCCAAGCAGCTAGCCAAGCTGGAAGTCAATCAGCAAGTCAGGCATCAGCAAGCAGCTCTGCCTCCGCTTTTGCCTCTGCATCAGCTTTCGCTCAATCAGCGTCTTTCGCACTTTCATCCTCCAGCTCTTTCGCAAGCGCCGTCTCATCAGCTTCTTCGGTTTCTGCTCTCGGAACTTTAGGATATCAAGTTGGCCTCCAAGCAGCAGGTTCTCTCGGAATCAGCAACTCCCAGGCATTTGCCAGTTCAATATCTCAAGCACTTACTTCGGTTGGTGTGGGAGCTAGTTCATCAGCATACGCGAGTGCAGTATCTGGAGTTGTTGCTCAATACCTTTCAGGAACAGGTGTTCTTACATCAGCGAATGCACAAGCTCTGGCTTCCTCTTTCGCAAATGTATTTGCAGCGTCTGCAGCCTCAGCTTCTGCAGCGGCATCTGCTTCAAGCGCAGCATCTGCACAGTCTACTGCTGCTGCATTAGCTCAAAGTCAGTCGGCAGCCTCTGCATTCTCTCAAGCAGCTAGTCAAGCATTTAGTCAGGCAGCTAGCCAAGCAGGAAGTCAAGCCGCAAGCCAAGCAGGAAGTCAAGCCGCAAGCCAAGCAGGAAGTCAAGCCGCAAGCCAAGCAGGAAGTCAAGCCGCAAGCCAAGCCGGAAGTCAAGCTGCAAGTCAAAGTGGATCTGGAGCATCGAGTTTCACAACAACCATTTCGAGGAGTAGTGCTGGTAGTCAGGCTGGTAGTCAAGCTGGTAGCCAAGCAGGAAGTCAAGCTGGTAGCCAAGCAGGAAGTCAAGCTGGTAGCCAAGCAGGAAGTCAAGCTGGTAGCCAAGCAGGAAGTCAAGCTGGTAGCCAAGCCGGCAGCCAAGCAGCTAGCCAAGCTGGAAGTCAATCAGCAAGTCAGGCATCAGCAAGCAGCTCTGCCTCCGCTTTTGCCTCTGCATCAGCTTTCGCTCAATCAGCGTCTTTCGCACTTTCATCCTCCAGCTCTTTCGCAAGCGCCGTCTCATCAGCTTCTTCGGTTTCTGCTCTCGGAACTTTAGGATATCAAGTTGGCCTCCAAGCAGCAGGTTCTCTCGGAATCAGCAACTCCCAGGCATTTGCCAGTTCAATATCTCAAGCACTTACTTCGGTTGGTGTGGGAGCTAGTTCATCAGCATACGCGAGTGCAGTATCTGGAGTTGTTGCTCAATACCTTTCAGGAACAGGTGTTCTTACATCAGCGAATGCACAAGCTCTGGCTTCCTCTTTCGCAAATGTATTTGCAGCGTCTGCAGCCTCAGCTTCTGCAGCGGCATCTGCTTCAAGCGCAGCATCTGCACAGTCTGCTGCTGCTGCATTAGCTCAAAGTCAGTCGGCAGCCTCTGCATTCTCTCAAGCAGCTAGTCAAGCATTTAGTCAGGCAGCTAGCCAAGCAGGAAGTCAAGCCGCAAGCCAAGCAGGAAGTCAAGCCACAAGCCAAGCAGGAAGTCAAGCCGCAAGCCAAGCCGGAAGTCAAGCCGCAAGCCAAGCCGGAAGTCAAGCTGCAAGTCAAAGTGGATCTGGAGCATCGAGTTTCACAACAACCATTTCGAGGAGTAGTGCTGGTAGTCAGGCTGGTAGTCAAGCTG GAAGTCAAGCTGGTAGCCAAGCAGGAAGTCAAGCTGGTAGCCAAGCAGGAAGTCAAGCTGGTAGCCAAGCAGGAAGTCAAGCTGGTAGCCAAGCTGGCAGTCAAGCAGCTAGCCAAGCTGGAAGTCAATCAGCAAGTCAGGCATCAGCAAGCAGCTCTGCCTCCGCTTTTGCCTCTGCATCAGCTTTCGCTCAATCAGCGTCTTTCGCACTTTCATCCTCCAGCTCTTTCGCAAGCGCCGTCTCATCAGCTTCTTCGGTTTCTGCTCTCGGAACTTTAGGATATCAAGTTGGCCTCCAAGCAGCAGGTTCTCTCGGAATCAGCAACTCCCAGGCATTTGCCAGTTCAATATCTCAAGCACTTACTTCGGTTGGTGTGGGAGCTAGTTCATCAGCATACGCGAGTGCAGTATCTGGAGTTGTTGCTCAATACCTTTCAGGAACAGGTGTTCTTACATCAGCGAATGCACAAGCTCTGGCTTCCTCTTTCGCAAATGTATTTGCAGCGTCTGCAGCCTCAGCTTCTGCAGCGGCATCTGCTTCAAGCGCAGCATCTGCACAGTCTGCTGCTGCTGCATTAGCTCAAAGTCAGTCGGCAGCCTCTGCATTCTCTCAAGCAGCTAGTCAAGCATTTAGTCAGGCAGCTAGCCAAGCAGGAAGTCAAGCCGCAAGCCAAGCAGGAAGTCAAGCCGCAAGCCAAGCAGGAAGTCAAGCCGCAAGCCAAGCAGGAAGTCAAGCCGCAAGCCAAGCCGGAAGTCAAGCCGCAAGCCAAGCCGGAAGTCAAGCTGCAAGTCAAAGTGGATCTGGAGCATCGAGTTTCACAACAACCATTTCGAGGAGTAGTGCTG GAAGTCAAGCTGGTAGCCAAGCAGGAAGTCAGGCTGGTAGCCAAGCAGGAAGTCAAGCTGGTAGCCAAGCAGGAAGTCAAGCTGGTAGCCAAGCAGGAAGTCAAGCTGGTAGCCAAGCTGGCAGCCAAGCAGCTAGCCAAGCTGGAAGTCAATCAGCAAGTCAGGCATCAGCAAGCAGCTCTGCCTCCGCTTTTGCCTCTGCATCAGCTTTCGCTCAATCAGCGTCTTTCGCACTTTCATCCTCCAGCTCTTTCGCAAGCGCCGTCTCATCAGCTTCTTCGGTTTCTGCTCTCGGAACTTTAGGATATCAAGTTGGCCTCCAAGCAGCAGGTTCTCTCGGAATCAGCAACTCCCAGGCATTTGCCAGTTCAATATCTCAAGCACTTACTTCGGTTGGTGTGGGAGCTAGTTCATCAGCATACGCGAGTGCAGTATCTGGAGTTGTTGCTCAATACCTTTCAGGAACAGGTGTTCTTACATCAGCGAATGCTCAAGCTCTGGCTTCCTCTTTCGCAAATGTATTTGCAGCGTCTGCAGCCTCAGCTTCTGCAGCGGCATCTGCTTCAAGCGCAGCATCTGCACAGTCTACTGCTGCTGCATTAGCTCAAAGTCAGTCGGCAGCCTCTGCATTCTCTCAAGCAGCTAGTCAAGCATTTAGTCAGGCAGCTAGCCAAGCAGGAAGTCAAGCCGCAAGCCAAGCAGGAAGTCAAGCCGCAAGCCAAGCAGGAAGTCAAGCCGCAAGCCAAGCCGGAAGTCAAGCTGCAAGTCAAAGTGGATCTGGAGCATCGAGTTTCACAACAACCATTTCGAGGAGTAGTGCTGGTAGTCAGGCTGGTAGTCAAGCTGGTAGCCAAGCAGGAAGTCAAGCTGGTAGCCAAGCAGGAAGTCAAGCTGGTAGCCAAGCAGGAAGTCAAGCTGGTAGCCAAGCTGGCAGCCAAGCAGCTAGCCAAGCTGGAAGTCAATCAGCAAGTCAGGCATCAGCAAGCAGCTCTGCCTCCGCTTTTGCCTCTGCATCAGCTTTCGCTCAATCAGCGTCTTTCGCACTTTCATCCTCCAGCTCTTTCGCAAGCGCCGTCTCATCAGCTTCTTCGGTTTCTGCTCTCGGAACTTTAGGATATCAAGTTGGCCTCCAAGCAGCAGGTTCTCTCGGAATCAGCAACTCCCAGGCATTTGCCAGTTCAATATCTCAAGCACTTACTTCGGTTGGTGTGGGAGCTAGTTCATCAGCATACGCGAGTGCAGTATCTGGAGTTGTTGCTCAATACCTTTCAGGAACAGGTGTTCTTACATCAGCGAATGCACAAGCTCTGGCTTCCTCTTTCGCAAATGTATTTGCAGCGTCTGCAGCCTCAGCTTCTGCAGCGGCATCTGCTTCAAGCGCAGCATCTGCACAGTCTGCTGCTGCTGCATTAGCTCAAAGTCAGTCGGCAGCCTCTGCATTCTCTCAAGCAGCTAGTCAAGCATTTAGTCAGGCAGCTAGCCAAGCAGGAAGTCAAGTCGCAAGCCAAGCAGGAAGTCAAGCCGAGAGCCAAGCTGGAAGTCAAGCCGCAAGCCAAGCAGGAAGTCAAGCCGCAAGCCAAGCCGGAAGTCAAGCTGCAAGTCAAAGTGGATCTGGAGCATCGAGTTTCACAACAACCATTTCGAGGAGTAGTGCTGGTAGTCAAGCTGGTAGTCAAGCTGGTAGCCAAGCAGGAAGTCAAGCTGGTAGCCAAGCAGGAAGTCAAGCTGGTAGCCAAGCTGGCAGCCAAGCTGGCAGCCAAGCAGCTAGCCAAGCTGGAAGTCAATCAGCAAGTCAGGCATCAGCAAGCAGCTCTGCCTCCGCTTTTGCCTCTGCGTCAGCTTTCGCTCAATCAGCGTCTTTCGCACTTTCATCCTCCAGCTCTTTTGCAAGCGCCGTCTCATCAGCTTCTTCGGTTTCTGCTCTCGGAACTTTAGGATATCAAGTAGGCCTCCAAGCAGCAGGTTCTCTCGGAATCAGCAACTCCCAGGCATTTGCTAGTTCAATATCTCAAGCACTTACTTCGGTTGGTGTGGGAGCTAGTTCATCAGCATACGCGAGTGCAGTATCTGGAGTTGTTGCTCAATACCTTTCAGGAACAGGTGCTCTTACATCAGCGAATGCACAAGCTCTGGCTTCCTCTTTCGCAAATGTATTTGCAGCGTCTGCAGCCTCAGCTTCTGCAGCGGCATCTGCTTCAAGCGCAACATCTGCACAGTCGGCTGCTGCTGCATTAGCTCAAAGTCAGGCGGCAGCGTCAGCGTTTTCACAAGCAGCAAGTCAAGCATCGAGTCAAGCATCGAGTCAAGCAGCAAGTCAAGCATCGAGTCAAGCATCGAGTCAAGCAGGAAGTCAAGCATCGAGTCAAGCATCGAGTCAAGCATCGAGTCAAGCAGTAAGTCAAGCAGCTAGCCAAGCAGCAAGTCAAGCAGCAAGCCAAAGTGCAGCCTCAGCTAGAGCAGGAGCTTCCAGTGCTTCATTTTCCGCGTCTCAAAGTAATGCAGCCAGTCAAGCAGGTAGCCAAGCAGCAAGCCGAGCTGCCAGCCAAGCAGCTAGCCAAGCTGGAAGTCAATCAGCAAGTCAGGCAGCAGCAAGCAGCTCTGCCTCAGCTTCTGCCTCTGCATCTGCTTTCGCACAATCAGCTTCTCTCGCCCTAGCATCCTCCAGTTCTTTTGCAAGCGCCATCTCATCCGTTTCTTCAGTTTCTTCTCTTGGATCTTTAGGATATCAAGTTGGTCTTCAAGCAGCTGGGTCACTCGGAATCAGCAACTCCCAAGCATTCGCCAGTTCTATATCTCAAGCCCTTACTTCGGTTGGAGTAGGAGCTAGTTCAGCGGCTTACGCTAGTGCGGTATCCGGCGTTCTTGCTCAGTACCTTTCAGGAACAGGTGTCCTTACATCAGCCAACGCACAAGCTCTGGCTTCCTCTTTCGCAAATGTATTTGCTGCATCTGCAGCCTCAGCATCAGCCGCgacatctgcctctagctcaGCTTCTGCACAGTCTGCTGCAGCAGCATTGGCTCAAAATCAGTCGGCAGCATCGGCATTCTCCCAGGCTGCTAGTCAAGCAGGAAGTCAAGCGTCAAGCCAAGCAGGAAGTCAAGTGGCGAGCCAAAGTGCTTCCGGTTCAGGGGCTTTTGGATTCGGCACTTCTGCTTCAGGGATAATAACTTCTTCTCCTAGTTTAGCAAACTTAGTCAGCAATGTGGCTCCAATCCTTCTGTCTTCTAATGGTTTGTCTTCTTCTTCAGCCTCTTCACGAATTAATAGCATTGCTTCCGGTTTATCGACTGCTCTATCATCATCAAGTGGTGTCAGCCTTGAAAACCTTTCGAGTAGTTTATCTTCTGTGTTCTCAGAAATTCAGAACAATAGTTTCGGGGTTTCTGCTGAGCAAGCTTTGATTCAAGCTCTGTTTGAAGTCTTAACTGGTACAGTGCAAGTTCTTAACAGAGGTCAAACATCGTTCGTGAGTGTATCATCTCCTACTGTGATTAGCAGTTCTTTTTAG